A genomic region of Gossypium hirsutum isolate 1008001.06 chromosome D01, Gossypium_hirsutum_v2.1, whole genome shotgun sequence contains the following coding sequences:
- the LOC107917926 gene encoding NAC transcription factor 56-like isoform X1, translated as MMLFFSGVAMESTDSSTGSQQPNLPPGFRFHPTDEELVVHYLKKKASSAPLPVAIIAEVDLYKFDPWELPAKATFGEQEWYFFSPRDRKYPNGARPNRAATSGYWKATGTDKPVLTSGGTQKVGVKKALVFYGGKPPKGIKTNWIMHEYRLADNKTNNKPPGCDLGNKKNSLRLDDWVLCRIYKKNNANRPLEHDKDDSMDDMLGTVPPSISIGSQHNPKFHFSTKGTSFGTLLEHQEHNSLFDGMMGSDGTNSASMVNPLKRTLPSLYWTDDETAGPSTSKRFHGDNNDGSMEKTDGNGSIATLLSQLPQTPPLQQQQAAMLGSMGDGIFRPPHQLPGLNWYS; from the exons ATGATGCTCTTCTTCTCTG gtGTCGCAATGGAGAGCACCGACTCGTCGACCGGATCACAGCAGCCGAACCTCCCACCGGGATTCCGGTTCCACCCCACTGATGAGGAACTAGTGGTACACTACCTCAAGAAAAAAGCTAGCTCCGCTCCTTTGCCGGTTGCAATTATTGCTGAGGTTGATTTGTACAAGTTTGATCCATGGGAATTGCCAG CGAAGGCAACGTTTGGTGAACAAGAATGGTACTTTTTTAGTCCGAGAGACAGGAAGTATCCGAATGGAGCGAGACCGAACAGGGCGGCTACCTCGGGTTACTGGAAGGCAACCGGGACGGATAAGCCGGTGTTGACTTCGGGAGGGACTCAAAAGGTTGGTGTGAAGAAGGCACTGGTTTTTTATGGAGGGAAGCCCCCTAAAGGGATCAAAACCAATTGGATCATGCATGAATATAGGCTTGCTGATAATAAGACTAACAACAAACCCCCTGGATGTGACTTGGGCAACAAGAAAAACTCACTAAGg CTTGATGATTGGGTGTTATGTCGAATCTACAAGAAAAACAACGCGAATAGACCTCTGGAACATGATAAAGATGACTCCATGGATGACATGCTTGGTACTGTACCACCTTCGATATCAATCGGTAGCCAACATAATCCAAAATTCCACTTCTCAACAAAGGGAACAAGTTTTGGCACATTACTAGAACATCAAGAACATAATAGTCTGTTTGATGGAATGATGGGGAGTGATGGGACTAACAGTGCCTCCATGGTTAACCCACTCAAAAGGACCCTCCCATCGCTTTACTGGACCGACGATGAAACCGCCGGACCATCGACGAGCAAGAGATTCCATGGGGATAACAATGATGGGAGCATGGAGAAAACAGATGGGAATGGTTCAATTGCCACTTTGCTCAGCCAGCTACCACAAACCCCTCCATTGCAGCAGCAACAAGCAGCAATGTTGGGGTCAATGGGAGATGGGATATTTCGTCCTCCACATCAACTTCCAGGACTCAACTGGTACTCTTAA
- the LOC107917926 gene encoding NAC transcription factor 56-like (The RefSeq protein has 2 substitutions compared to this genomic sequence): MESTDSSTGSQQPNLPPGFRFHPTDEELVVHYLKKKASSAPLPVAIIAEVDLYKFDPWELPAKATFGEQEWYFFSPRDRKYPNGARPNRAATSGYWKATGTDKPVLTSGGTQKVGVKKALVFYGGKPPKGIKTNWIMHEYRLADNKTNNKPPGCDLGNKKNSLRLDDWVLCRIYKKNNANRPLEHDKDDSMDDMLGTVPPSISIGSQHNPKFHFSTKGTSFGTLLEHQEHNSLFDGMMGSDGINSASMVNPLKRTLPSLYWTDDETAGPSTSKRFHGDSNDGSMEKTDGNGSIATLLSQLPQTPPLQQQQAAMLGSMGDGIFRPPHQLPGLNWYS; this comes from the exons ATGGAGAGCACCGACTCGTCGACCGGATCACAGCAGCCGAACCTCCCACCGGGATTCCGGTTCCACCCCACTGATGAGGAACTAGTGGTACACTACCTCAAGAAAAAAGCTAGCTCCGCTCCTTTGCCGGTTGCAATTATTGCTGAGGTTGATTTGTACAAGTTTGATCCATGGGAATTGCCAG CGAAGGCAACGTTTGGTGAACAAGAATGGTACTTTTTTAGTCCGAGAGACAGGAAGTATCCGAATGGAGCGAGACCGAACAGGGCGGCTACCTCGGGTTACTGGAAGGCAACCGGGACGGATAAGCCGGTGTTGACTTCGGGAGGGACTCAAAAGGTTGGTGTGAAGAAGGCACTGGTTTTTTATGGAGGGAAGCCCCCTAAAGGGATCAAAACCAATTGGATCATGCATGAATATAGGCTTGCTGATAATAAGACTAACAACAAACCCCCTGGATGTGACTTGGGCAACAAGAAAAACTCACTAAGg CTTGATGATTGGGTGTTATGTCGAATCTACAAGAAAAACAACGCGAATAGACCTCTGGAACATGATAAAGATGACTCCATGGATGACATGCTTGGTACTGTACCACCTTCGATATCAATCGGTAGCCAACATAATCCAAAATTCCACTTCTCAACAAAGGGAACAAGTTTTGGCACATTACTAGAACATCAAGAACATAATAGTCTGTTTGATGGAATGATGGGGAGTGATGGGACTAACAGTGCCTCCATGGTTAACCCACTCAAAAGGACCCTCCCATCGCTTTACTGGACCGACGATGAAACCGCCGGACCATCGACGAGCAAGAGATTCCATGGGGATAACAATGATGGGAGCATGGAGAAAACAGATGGGAATGGTTCAATTGCCACTTTGCTCAGCCAGCTACCACAAACCCCTCCATTGCAGCAGCAACAAGCAGCAATGTTGGGGTCAATGGGAGATGGGATATTTCGTCCTCCACATCAACTTCCAGGACTCAACTGGTACTCTTAA